Within Rhododendron vialii isolate Sample 1 chromosome 12a, ASM3025357v1, the genomic segment TTTGGAAAGTTCCTTAGGGACCGATTCACTCTGCGTAGATTGACTGAATGCAGAAAACCTTCCACTGGCAGGTGATCGTGTTTTTCACAGAATTTCTCGTTACTCATGTCAGCATTCGTCGTATGTGGGCTTCTCAAAGCGTTTTATTGTTACTTGAAAACCGTTGTACTTGGAAGTATAAATCTTTAACCATACATGGATTTGGTGAAAAAACTTACCAGAATGATGGCCTTGACGTTGTCCATGGTGAGAGTCATTTCAGAATCCCCTTTTTCCTGAATCTCAAGCAAGACATCCACAAGGTCCTTGTGctcttccttttctctctcgGGATTGAGATGCTCCTCTATCACCTCGTCGAAAAACCGGTCGAAACGTCGAAAAGTGTTCTGGAGTCTCGATTTCATGCCAGTCAGAGTATGTATGAACTCCATGGACGGGAAGAAATCTCCCACGCTGAATCCTCCGAGCAGCACCTGGTACTCCTCGAGCATCTTTTGGAACCCGTGGCGATCGTAGTCCCCGCCCTCTGTGAAATCCCTCCCCAACGCAACTCTGCAAAGGACGTCGTTTGCGTACAGTCCGAGGAGCTTGGTTAAGTCCGCGGCGTCGGGACAGGATTCGGCAATCCTATGAACCAAACGAGCAACCTCTTCTTCTCTCACAAACCTGTACGATTGGACCCGCTTCGCGCTTAGCAGCTCAAGTATGCAAATCTTACGTATGTGCCGCCAGTAAGCGCCGTACGGCGAGAATACGACATCGGTGCAGTCGTAGAAAAGGTGTTTGGCCGAGAAGATCTGGGGGCGGCTCGAGAGGGCGAGGTCGTGAGTTTTCATCACTTCCTTGGCCAGTTTAGCCGATGAAACCACGACCGTCGGAATCTCACCCAGTTGCAAGTAAACGATGGGACCGAATTTGTCCGTGAGGCCGCGGAGAGAGAGGTGGGGCATGCCCCCTAGCTGGTGGAGATTCCCAATTATGGGTAGCTTTGGAGGGCTTGGTGGGA encodes:
- the LOC131310685 gene encoding cytochrome P450 71AP13-like, translated to MAILQWLRDSLLPSFIFASTLLVVVIQILKLLSKEKSRTRNLNLPPSPPKLPIIGNLHQLGGMPHLSLRGLTDKFGPIVYLQLGEIPTVVVSSAKLAKEVMKTHDLALSSRPQIFSAKHLFYDCTDVVFSPYGAYWRHIRKICILELLSAKRVQSYRFVREEEVARLVHRIAESCPDAADLTKLLGLYANDVLCRVALGRDFTEGGDYDRHGFQKMLEEYQVLLGGFSVGDFFPSMEFIHTLTGMKSRLQNTFRRFDRFFDEVIEEHLNPEREKEEHKDLVDVLLEIQEKGDSEMTLTMDNVKAIILDMFAAGTDTTFITLDWGMTELIMNPKVMKTAQAEVRSVVGERKTLLETDLPQLHYLKAVVKEIFRLHPPAPVLVPRESMEEVTIDGYNIPAKTRFFVNAWAIGRDPESWENPEVFEPDRFMGSAIDFKGQDFELIPFGAGRRSCPAITFGTATVELALAQLLHSFDWELPPGIQTSDLDMTEVFGITMHRVSHLVVVAKPRFV